The Gigantopelta aegis isolate Gae_Host unplaced genomic scaffold, Gae_host_genome ctg11216_pilon_pilon, whole genome shotgun sequence genome includes the window ATGTCAGTTGACTACCACCCAATGTTGGTGTGGACTGAAATCATGTCCTTCATTCGAGGATCATTTGAGGCTCTCACTAAACCAAATGGAATCCTGGAGAAAGATGAGTACATTGAGTTAGGATGCAAGCGTGCGCCTAATTTTAGTGGAGATCGTGACAAGATTTATGCACTATTTTTGAGGTATAATCACTTTAAGAAACAGAATTTCTTGTTTGATGAGTCAGATCTAATTTATTCCATCTACAAGCGGCTGTGGAACCTCGAGGAACAACCTTGGGTGTTGCATCAAATGTACGTGGATGAAACTCAGGATTTCACCCAGGCAGAATTGGCAATTCTGATTCACATCACACAAAATcctaataacatgtttttatctgGAGATACGGCACAAAGCATCATGAAGGGAATTAGTTTTCGCTTCTGTGATCTGAAGACACTCTTCCACTATGTCAAACGGTCACTAGATGCTGTGAACAAAACCAGATCAGTTGAAGTCCCCACAAACATGTACCAGTTGACACACAACTACCGGTCACACAATGGTATTCTCTCTCTTGCATCTGCCATCTTAGATCTGATGGTTGAATTTTTTCCAGAATCATTTGATCGTCTGCAGAAGGACCAAGGTTTGTTTCAGGGACCTCCGCCAGTTCTGATTGATTCCTGCAGTCCTGGAGATCTAGCTATTCTGTTGCAGGCAAACAAGCGTAAAACATCCCACATTGAGTTTGGTGCACACCAAGCCATTTTGGTTGTGAATGATGCAGCAAGAGACTCCATTCCTGAAGAGCTACGACTGGGCTTGATTCTCACTATCTATGAAGCAAAAGGACTCGAATTTGATGATGTGCTGCTGTACAATTTCTTCAAGGATTCTTATGTATGTTCTGTTATTATCATTAATACATAATTACTGGGTAATTTGGATAGTTGATCTATAGGATTATGACAGTGAATGTAAATACACCAAAATAGCTATGTATTGTCGCATGGTGTGTAGTATGAAGATAATAAAGCATACAAAAGGTTGGgtttatgttttgtaaaatgggCGCTTTGTTTTCTcaaatattgtttgttatacTTGTATTGGGCTACATGCATTCTATGGAGACAGGAGAATGAATaaacactaaatataaaaatacttgTAAAACTTgctgattttaaaatgtactttgtgTATTGGTCTGTTTTTGTGTGCttactcattcatttattgttcTGTTCATTGATAAGTGCGTATTTTAGGCTTCCAAAGAGTGGCGAGTTGTGACACAGTTCCTGGAAAATCTGAAAGAGAATGTAGATAATACAGATCGTTTTGAGAATCTAGTGGTGCTTGACGAAGGTAATTTGTTACAATTTATATCTCACAGTGAGAATAGTCTAATGGATGATGCCGGTAACTTGATATACCTTATGTATCGCACTGTAATTTTGTGATGCTTGATGATCGGTAACTTGAAATGTTAAAATCTTGTGGTCGTTAAGGAACATTGCTAtttatcgtcaatgtcccaaattacGTTGGGCTTTAAATTCCGTGATGTTTATTTTCTCGTGCTCtatgtcccggagcaagtcactggctatccagagacaggccccgggacggacatgctcgaaactctagtggtatatgagcatgtaaaaattattcgcactcgcacatTCTCGTGCTCGGTCCGTGCAACCAGCACCAGCTTTGTGTCGTCTGCTGGTcgttcatttgtaaggcttttctAAACAATATAGAATTTcatcaacaataacatttaaacaa containing:
- the LOC121390965 gene encoding TPR and ankyrin repeat-containing protein 1-like, translating into YENKDDHLHQLFITKNSFLCSEVQKNFNAFCRGSDIAEEHLKKQNVKLPNRLQAVNDFLFPLFLTSRQLLLMLDASLNPPYFFERNDDGSLKVIIQGWGNQEDLFGYTPLDHDSDDGSLKAEHAADAAKKLKIDPRREVTYDVFANEVWPKIRKTMSVDYHPMLVWTEIMSFIRGSFEALTKPNGILEKDEYIELGCKRAPNFSGDRDKIYALFLRYNHFKKQNFLFDESDLIYSIYKRLWNLEEQPWVLHQMYVDETQDFTQAELAILIHITQNPNNMFLSGDTAQSIMKGISFRFCDLKTLFHYVKRSLDAVNKTRSVEVPTNMYQLTHNYRSHNGILSLASAILDLMVEFFPESFDRLQKDQGLFQGPPPVLIDSCSPGDLAILLQANKRKTSHIEFGAHQAILVVNDAARDSIPEELRLGLILTIYEAKGLEFDDVLLYNFFKDSYASKEWRVVTQFLENLKENVDNTDRFENLVVLDEVCKRGFETAIPTLDLCRVNSNQHKDLKSKGLDSITFWLRSLELQTGENVGDELMDTGLNDVPQVLQIGLACETKEID